Proteins from one Palaemon carinicauda isolate YSFRI2023 chromosome 44, ASM3689809v2, whole genome shotgun sequence genomic window:
- the LOC137634386 gene encoding zinc finger Ran-binding domain-containing protein 2-like translates to MLDSLKKITRDKKMEKKTKGAGDAATTPGKATAVDPKSSSTSSSRRGSSGQMQKRQVCHSFSMLDSLKIIRDKKMEKKLKEPEMQQQQQKKQQQKHQGKLQSRRCSSSTRKSNSSNNKSRRRSGSCNSSRRGSSNRRNKRRYARLPEKRYTEIKTRAGEAEKLKEPEIQQQHQKKQQQ, encoded by the exons ATGCTGGACTCCCTGAAGAAGATCACCAGagataaaaagatggaaaaaaaaacaaaaggagccGGAGATGCAGCAACAACACCAGGAAAAGCAACAGCAGTAGACCCTAAAAGCAGCAGTACCAGTAGCAGCAGGAGAGGCTCCA gtggacaaatgcagaaaagacaagtctgtcATTCTTTCAGTATGCTGGACTCGCTGAAGATCATCAGagataaaaagatggaaaaaaaactaAAGGAGCCGGAgatgcagcagcagcaacagaaaAAGCAACAGCAAAAGCATCAGGGGAAGCTCCA GAGCCGGAGATGCAGCAGCAGCACCAGGAAAAGCAACAGCAGTAACAACAAAAGCAGAAGAAGAAGCGGCAGCTGCAACAGCAGCAGGAGAGGCTCCAGTAACAGAAGGAATAAGAGGAGA TATGCTAGGCTCCCTGAAAAAAGATACACCGAAATAAAAACTAGAGCCGGAGAAGCAGAAAAACTCAAGGAGCCAGAGATCCAGCAGCAGCACCAGAAAAAgcaacagcagtag